The Anastrepha obliqua isolate idAnaObli1 chromosome 5, idAnaObli1_1.0, whole genome shotgun sequence DNA window tgtattattttataatatttttattttatgtgtttAATGCTTTTATAATGATAATGTATCTTTTTACAGATGCCGTATTTGAATCCGGCTCGTTCTTTGGGTCCTTCTTTTGTTCTTAATAAATGGGATAATCACTGGGTTTACTGGTTCGGCCCACTGGTTGGCGGCATTGCATCTGGCTTACTATTTGAATACGTTTTCAGTTCGCGACGAAACACACGTGCACATAAATCGAGCGTGGACAATGACTCTTCCTCCATACATTCCGAAGATGATTTGAACTTTGATGTAGACGTGGAAAAATCTCACGCACCGGCCAAATATTCCCAAGGCACATATCCACGTGGTCAAACAAACACTAAATCGGCAATTGCAAGTAACACTGGCACCCTTTCTAGTGGCGCCAACTACTGCCAAAACCTCTATACTGCGCCTCCACTAACTAAGTTCGACCAACCAGAGCCACTATATGGAGGTACTCGCTCGCTATACTGCCGATCACCCACACTTACACGCACAAATCTGAATCGTTCACAGTCCGTTTATACAAAAAGTAATACGGCAATAAATCGAGAAATTGTACCTCGTCCAGGCCCGCTGGTACCAGCTCAAAGTTTGTATGGTATGCGTATGACACAAACGCAAACACAGGCACAATCATCACATCTGCAAAACCAGAATGTGCAAAATCAGTTGCAGCAACGTTCAGAGAGCATATATGGTATACGAGGGTCAACGAGACAATCacatcagcagcaacagcaacatcagCACCAatcgcaacagcaacagcaacaccaacaccagcatcatcagcaacagcagcagcaaccacATCAACAACTTCATCAACATCAATCAGCACAACAACCAAGTCACCATCAATCTCAGCCACCTAGTCAAGATAGTCAACAAGGCTTCCAGCCAGTATATGGCACTCGTCATAATCCTAATCCACTCGATGGTAATATCAAATATGATCGCCGTCCTGAATCGGCGTACGGCATGGCAGTGCATCGTAATCGCGGTCAATCGGCGCAATCGGATGATAGCTCATATGGATCCTACCATGGATCAGCAGTAACACCTCCAGCACGTAATCAAAATGGTGGTGAACCGATTCTTATGTatgcaccaccaccaccaataCCATCAAATCATTCGCAAGTAGGCGCACCACCCATGCGCACGCAATCAGAACGCAAAGTAACGGCACCAGTTGTGGTGTCACAATCTTCGCAGATCACAACCGGCGTTGTCACATATGCGACGAATTCGGGCCAAGGTGTTCCACCACCTCCACAACAGACGACACAACAACAGCCTCAACAGCAACCTCCaccgcaacagcagcagcagcagcaccaacagcaatcgcaacaacaacatattttaGTGCAGCAACATCAAACATCTCAACAGCAACACTATGGAATGTTGCCGATGCGAACCAATTGAAGGAAACTCTAATGAGGTTTCGTTTATAGGTTAATGTGTGGGTCCAAATTGAGACCTAttgcatacttatacatatttatgtaggcATGTAAATAGTGCAAGTGAAAAAAGATGGGTGTATGGATAATCCTGCACAATCGCTAGATGTGTGTGTCTATTGGACGCAATATTTCCTGAACTGTTATGAAAAGTTATATActagtatgtgcatatgtatgtatgtatgcatagagTGCTTCTTATTTGCATAGAGTGCTTCTTATTTGAcctaaaaaatctatttttaattattaattttttttcacgtgCCATTCCTTTAGATATTgtattctttgaaaaatttgaaaaagtagttaatattttcagtatttttattaattaaaaaagaaaaataggatAATGTAGCATAAATCGCACTATTAATTCAAGAAAAGGTACGTACTATTTCCTAATAATGAAGATTTCTTTGTATTAGGGTACTTTTATCTGTAATTCATCGCAGTGAAATGCCCAACGCGGCAATAGCGGCGTGCTGCATCAGGAGATGTTCAATGGCACTATTTAtcaagattttttaaataattcaagtgTTTCGCCTGCGATCATTTGTAAGAgagcatattattattttcgcaAACTTTGGCACGAGGTAGCGACCGCTAAGACTCAgccaaattaatcaaaaaatcgatcGTTATTTAAGTAAAAGAAGCGAATGGCATGGTTACTTttcgaaagttgaaaaataagaaGCACCCTATATATTCATCccattataaatacaaatatatatcaaacatgcacacatatgtacatatctacgtaGGTATGCACTCGAAGGCTTATTAAAATTAAGCCTTTGAAAAAGTGGtaactaatttataattttgaaaaactttcacaACTACCATATAAaaccatatgtacatacatacatacatacgcattgtTGTGCTCACAAAATATAAATGATATTTCTTTAGTTTACGACAATCTTATTACTACACATATAAAGGCTcattcaaaagacgcgcctagatgttgttaaaaaaaaacatgtaaaaatttagattatttcggttatttcaattatatgtgaaaaatgtcataatttaaatgcccaccaCTAGCACGTATCACGTATACAGGCTGTCAGAcgataattcaaataatttcaaattcacgGACTCACTCACACAATATCGCATTATCATTGTGCAGATCCACAAGAAAGAACGATCTCAGCTGGTCGCCAAAAGATGTCAATTTCATTGCAAATCGTAAATCGTAAgcgaaaaattctgaaaaatgtcGTACAAATTTAGTTGtttctcaataaaaaagcatttttatagCTGAGAaatctattgaaaatattttttttattgtaaagggtgttttttttagaggttaggttttcaagttggcactacttttttcgaagatggtctttttgacagctgtcacttgatttatgctcagtttggtttgccatttcataatgaatagacttacacctgaacaacgtttgcaaatcgtgcaaatttattaggaaaataatggttcggttcgcgcgacgcatcactagaaaattttgttcagcgatgaagctcacttttggttgaatgggtatgtcaataagcaaaattgtcgcatttggagtgaacataatccacaagccattgctgagacgccgttacatcctcaaaaagtcactgtttggtgtgctctatgggcagagggaatcattggtccatatttctttaaaaatgaagccggccataatgttacagtcaatggagagcgctatagagccatgattaatgactttttcgtgcctgaattggacgatgttgatgtggacgacctttggctccaacaagacggcgctacatgccatacaacCAACGCAAtgatcgatttattgaaggaaacttttggtgagcgtattatctcgcgccgtggacctgtggcgtggcctccaagatcgtgcgatataacaccgctggactatttcttgtggggctatgtgaagtcgcttgtctacgcagataagcccgagacgattgacgtcttggaagagaatattcggcgcgttattgctgacatacggccccaattgctgcaaaaagtggtcgaaaattgggcctctcggctggaatttattcgagccagccgcggcggccacttgcccgaaatcatttttaaaacataatggcaaacccttatctttataataaagctaaattcttgaccataacattaaattatatacgttttatttcatcttgaaaacctaacctctaaaaaaaacacccttaaattatcaaagatattttttttttgtcgatattctaatgtttttaatgttaacataaaattctaatttggcaTAGCAGCCCCGCCAATACGCTCAAGCAAAAAGTCCTAGCACTCAACCATCACACACCTAGGCGCCAAACAGACTCACACCTAGGTGCCTGTCAACAAAATAGAAAGAAGCAGAGTGTTTTTAGTTGTAATTTTGTACAATGCAATGAGTTCAGCAATCTCGATCCGAATATTGTATTTCAGCTCTGTTGGCTTATTcgcatagactttacttttcaaaaaaacccACAAAAAGTAGTCTAGTGGAGTTAGATTGCACCATTACATGAAATTAATCGACCGGGAGACTTAGATCGCAATAATGCAATGTTCTTCCGTGTTGTGTGACATGGGGCTCCTTCctgttgtaaataaatattgtctATGTCTATTCCTTCAAGCACAGGCCACAAAAAAACTTCAATCAGTTGTCTATAGCGATGTCCATTGACAGTAACAAcaattccattttcattttcagcttcGCGAAAAAGACGGGCCGATTATTGCACCAGCccaaaaaccacaccaaacagtatATTTTAGTGAATGTAATATTGATACATctgcctacttgacaaatgtcaaaggtgACATAAAACATCTCAGCGCcacttttgaaaaatcctttataAGAATGTTGTTACATAAACACAGACATATATTAAGATAAAAATAGATGTATAATAATTCCAATTGCGTGGAACTAATAATTGGCTGTAAGTTTTAGGAAAGAGACGTGTACACCCATACATAGTTATAAGTGAATTTGCATTCATGTTCCCGTTTTTTCTACTCAGCaactttacatatgtataagtaaaaaaGAAGACTAAAGTTTAGAAAGTATTATAAATTCAATGTATGTTGTAGATTTTTCAACAACAtagtattatatacatacatacatacatacatatataagtatgtaagttGGTACAAATTTGTATCGATAGGCATTGTTACATTAGAAATATTAATTGTATTACTCCAATTACCATAACTTCACAAGgttctttttttagaataagtttcgttttaaataaattctttaaatctAAGATTTTAAGTAACCGTTAAATCAACGTAATTGCAAGAGcccaaaataataattattgcaTTGGTTATTATAAAccgtattaaaaaatattttcatactgttcgtgatatttcaatttttggtCTTACAGCAACGCGCAATATTCCCTGTAAAATCATCCAGGAGAAAAACTTGTTTGTATTGTTTGTAAAACTCAAACTCCTAAGAGCATGCGCACTTGCATACTATCCTTTATGTGCAcaccttttgttgttgtagcagtagaCTAGGCTCTGCAATGCGGAGTAGTCACCGGTCGTCATCGTCTAATTCATCTTACGGTATGCCCAAGGTAGGCAGAGtgttgtttcgacaggttggcaTAAGGTAAGCATAAGGTTAATTTTTCATTAGAGTACCAACTGAATACATATGGGGAAACGAATTCTGACACCGGAAGacttgtaaaaatattgtcaatAGTAAATACAGGTCATTTGTATGTCTTCCAACCAAATCCATTACTACTCCCTCTCCTTCGCTTCTGACTTCACGAATTGTTGTTTGTTTACGCTTGTAAATTTGCCCATAAAATGGGAACGAATTGCTTGCGATGCAAGCCCACCAAATCTGTACGGTATGTGttgcattgaaagaaaaaaaaatggtgagAAGGGGTTATTGGGGAAGATGGGGTTATTTCAATCCCTCTAATTTCTACTTTCCCCGTTAAGTCCCATGCATACCccataacaaatttattttttaatttatgtgtaCTATATTAATGCGAGGTATCCAGGTACCACGGGTGTACATTAGTATGGggatttttttcgtaaacacaTAAATGTTAAGAGCGTTGCGAAAAAAATTAGCACATAATTAATAGTGCAGAAATAGGTTggaaa harbors:
- the LOC129247180 gene encoding neurogenic protein big brain encodes the protein MTDESLHTIPLEHNIDYHIMSLFERLEAMRKDSHGHAINNRLSSTQQQKRKMQGEIRTLEFWRSIISECLASFFYVFIVCGAAAGAGVGASVSSVLLATALASGLAMATLTQCFIHISGAHVNPAVTLAACIIRAISPVRAAMYITAQCGGGIAGAALLYGVTVPGYQGNLQAAISHSASLAAWERFGVEFSMTFVVVLTYFVSTDSMKRYMGNSAVSVGAAYSACSFVSMPYLNPARSLGPSFVLNKWDNHWVYWFGPLVGGIASGLLFEYVFSSRRNTRAHKSSVDNDSSSIHSEDDLNFDVDVEKSHAPAKYSQGTYPRGQTNTKSAIASNTGTLSSGANYCQNLYTAPPLTKFDQPEPLYGGTRSLYCRSPTLTRTNLNRSQSVYTKSNTAINREIVPRPGPLVPAQSLYGMRMTQTQTQAQSSHLQNQNVQNQLQQRSESIYGIRGSTRQSHQQQQQHQHQSQQQQQHQHQHHQQQQQQPHQQLHQHQSAQQPSHHQSQPPSQDSQQGFQPVYGTRHNPNPLDGNIKYDRRPESAYGMAVHRNRGQSAQSDDSSYGSYHGSAVTPPARNQNGGEPILMYAPPPPIPSNHSQVGAPPMRTQSERKVTAPVVVSQSSQITTGVVTYATNSGQGVPPPPQQTTQQQPQQQPPPQQQQQQHQQQSQQQHILVQQHQTSQQQHYGMLPMRTN